The following is a genomic window from Benincasa hispida cultivar B227 chromosome 7, ASM972705v1, whole genome shotgun sequence.
aaactccaaaagaatccaaaaacaaaactttaCAAACAAACACTGCATATGATTCACAGCCAAAATGCTGAAACACAttcaaatttggatttaatGGCTACGCAGGCAAACGATATGTAATATGAATAAGATCATAAGACCAACAAGACAATTAAAGATATTCGGAGTTTCTAAACATTAGTACAGTAAGCAAAGAAAACATACTTCAACCCTTTTTCTTTATCGCCGGAAAATTTTTCCAGTTTCGCTTTGTTATCAGCTGTGTTGGATGAGTGAACGGCCGAGCCAAGACATACCGCAATCAAAAAGCAAGCAACACCAGGGAAAAGTACCTCGGCTCTGTTAATTTTGTCATCAAGAAAGTAGTTCACGGTTGTACCTTATATATAAGAAACAGATTCAAGCAATGCCCCATAGGGAGCATCCCATCAGATTTCAGACATTATATTTAAGAGTTTCTTTTCACCTGAAAAAGACATGCCAAGACAAATAGAGTAAGAAGTAGAATGGAGTAAATATACAGACCTATAACAACTGTTATACTTGCAGTGATTACTTCTGTAACTGATAAGCCAACGTAAGCAAAAGCATACTGAGTAGAAAGATTTCCAAGACTCAGAACTATACCACCCGCCATCGCAAACATGACGGACGGCCAATTATCCTGCATACAACATTTCGGTAGGTTAGACACCTATTACAACATGATTTTATCCATATAACTAAATCACCAAATAACCAATAAAGTATTACTAGTGCCTTTTGCAAAAAGTGTTTTTTAGGTGAAACACTTTTATAAAATGAAGGatctgtttggattgactttttaAGTACTTAAAAAGTATTCCTAAATGCACAAAAATgtttttaacttagaaaatcagtCCAAACAGGCCCGAAACATATCTTTTATAAACACTTTTGAAAGAAATGCTAGTTTACATCTTTCTAAAACTAGTATGAGTACTTTCACCACTTTAAAAGTCACATCAAACTCGCCCCATTGATCACCAGAGGACCGAGAGGGCAGTTCTTAATTACTAACAGATGATCAAATTAGTGCCAAAACCTGCCTAGATATGGCTGGTGATTTGCCAAAGATCTAAGATATGGAACTAAAGGAAGATGAGTCAAATCACACAGGTAAATAAGCGAAAGCAACCTGATAAAGTTGTTGGATAAAATTCGGATTATCATCTGAGCTCTTTCCAATCTCACCAAGTGTTAAAGCAATAATCACAGCAGCCAATAAATTCGTTATGGAGTAATCGAGGTAAGTATGCTGAGGAAGACGCCCCCGTCGTTCTAGGAGAGTCAAGAGTGCAGGCCATGTTCCCAAAAAGAAAAGCGCCAACAGCATACATGCTATAGCACCACCTTTACtctcaaccacatacatgtttcaAAACCTCCAAGACTATTAATCGACTCCAACTATATAGTCAATAAATTATGCAATGGCATAGAAATCCTGCAGAGAATGGCGATATTAATCAGTCTCATTGTTTCCCTCCAGTGAGAAAACATATAAAATCAAGAACCTAGATCATTAAAACAATTACAGCAACAAGAGTTACGCAAACggaagaaaactcaaaagactgaaaaaattcaaagatttcaaCTACTGCAGAAACAATATAACTGAAGCCCCAGAAAAACGAAAGACTGGGTTAGCATcttagtttaatattatatcaacatTCTAGCACCAAcaagtggaaatcaatattGACTTCCTGCTCTAATACTACCTCAAATCATCCCCAAAAAGCTTAATAATTGAAGgtaaatttgataatatatcaATAATCTAACGGATTATGCAAGATGAAAGCAAGAAAACAAATAAGATCATCAAACGAGTTCCAAGTTTAAGGTCAGATTTCACAGACAGAGAAATTCCAATCCCATACTCAGAAATGGATAACAAACGAGCCAATTGATCGGAAAAAACAAAAGGGCAGGGAGGGAACAATCTATGAAGCCAGTAAAATACTCAAATCGCAGTGGGTTTTGAGAATCTCAAAACGAATCAAGCCAGAACATTTCAAAAGTTGGGGGAAACAAATGGAAAATGGAATCTCAAAGGATGATTCCGTAGAATGCAATTATATTACCTGATGATGACGATTTTAAGCAACCCCCACCCAATCAAACTTCGTAGTTTGCACACTTGAGTCAAAGATTCCGTTACCTTTTCCCTTCAAATTGaactttttctttcctttcgtGTCATTGTGTGTCGATTGTTGAGTTCTACATCTGCTTGCATATGCCAACCTGAAAGTTATAAATGGTATATTCCATAATTGGTTGAGAGCTATATTGGAGGGGACAACGAACATTGATGGTTGATTCTTAAAGAGATTCGATTTCATTCTAATTTTTCTTGGTATTCTGAAATACCAATCATTGTTTCACCGTTCAGCCGACGATGTTAACAACGCAACTCCACGTTATAGTAAATTTGAGGAAAGATTTTACCTTTTCAAGTCATTAAAATATGAATTCAAAACTTAGACCTTCAACCTCATTCTACAAGATTGTGTATTTACGACCGTTTGttcaccatttttctttttgttttttgtttgtttttttttttttttttaatattgaacctatttcttttccatttcttatcatgattgGCATAATTCTCGAGCGTAAGGGTTATATTTTTacccaaatttaaaaacaaaaacaagcttttaaaaattatgtttttaaattttccaaatttggtttagttttttaaaccatggataaaggaagaaatttggaagtgtaAAAATATCTatgggtttaatttttaaaaacaaaaaataaaaaatcaaataattatttaacatggtgttagtttttattattttttttttttttgtaagtttatgtttttcttctcaaatttttaatttaagtttctATTTCGGTTAAAGAAAcacttaatttattatttaaattccaaaagtaaaaataagtttttgaaaactaaaatctaatttataatgattttgttttaattcataattGTTTCCTCCTAATTTTAAAGAGTAATtgtttcaaatggtaaaataattaaaaatattttcaagcataataaaatgtcattatccatcagtgatagaccacgatagacatctatcactgACCATTGATAGACATCTATAAGTGATTATCATGATCTATCGaggtctatcattaatagatagtgaaattttgttatatttataaaacattGGTAGAAGATGGATAACGAAACATAGAAAATTATGAGTGGAAATAATattcataaacttaattttaaaaaaccaaaaatcgaataattatcaaataaaaacttaattttcgACACTCAAATTTAACTACTATTTGGTATTTGAGATTTCGAGAGTGATATATTGGATCTTGaagatttaaaattagtttctaATTGATCCATCCAATTTGAAATTGGTTTCTTAAAGTTCtcgaaaatgaaattaaaagcaacttacaaaaaaaaaaaaaagaaaaaacacattgCCCCTATAAACTTGGCATATTTGCTATGACTcacaataaaaatatagttttagtatttttagtaagagtaatatttgaaaaaaaaaattgtcacgtGATAATTTATGATAGAATATTTGAGAAGAATAACTTTAAGATGGTTAGTCTTTGAATATGTGCTTTACATTTGATATTTTACTTTTTGCTGTTATATattattcttttgaaaaaaattgaataacaaTGTGATTGTTTTATACAAGAAATATTATGATAGTTTATATTTGTCATAAAATAttactatagtttatatttacCATGAAAAGTTGAAAGTAAAACACCAAAAAGaaccaaaattcaaaatatatggaccaaaatgaacattttgaaagtatattGATCAAAATGAATAAAAGCCAAGTATAAGGATCGAGGTAGTATAAATTACTAAAAGAAACACATAAAAGAAATAGCAAAGGAAAATTAACCTTGATAAAAAGATCTtggtattttttatatatattatagattgagatgaaattgaaaccaaacttatATAAACagcaaatgtgatttttttccttttataataTGTGGAGTGGAAGAATCAAAACTTCTAACAtgaagattgatagtataagtTTTATGACAGTTCAACTTTCATTCGTTTCTAACTGGCACAAAGGGTTGAGCTTTGACAAGACTTCCCTAATGATTTTCCAATACCTCTCTCATGTCTATGTCCTGATGAAGCCATTAGAACCACAACAGCCACTGTGAACATAAACAACATGCTCACTAGCAAGACGTATGTTTTTCTTGACGATCTTCGGTATTCTCCAAACAGAACTACTCCCCAAAAGGTGCTCACCAGTGGAAATGCCTAGAACAATCATTTCAGATTCAAACAACCAAAAAATGATAGAGATATCAGATATTAAACTCATCATTATTGGTAATATTCAGTTTGATTTTGTTAAGACTAGTTTGAGTTCACAATGCCGAGTTGGTATGATATCGCAAATTCTAACGTGGCTGACAATGAACGAGAGTAGTAAGTATTGCGTGGAATTTTTCACATGCTATCTAAGAGAGGTGAAGAAACTGACCTGCACAGAATCTGCTGCTGCATATCCAGCAGCTTGACCACCCATGAACTCCAAACCATTGCCAAATCCACACAAAAAACCAGCCAACAAGGCCAATCCTCTACCATTCCAATCATTCACATATGCCTTGAATGATGTTTTGGGTATGTTCAGCATAGGGCGGAAAAGGAGGATGACATTAAGAACGACGGCCAAGACAAAAGAAGATGTCGAGAAGTAGAAAAATGCGATATAGACAGACAGATGTGGGATGCCTTCCTTCAGAGTGTGCCATTGATCATTTGTAGCCAAATTGAATGCAGGTGAAAAGAGTGAAAGGGAAACAccagaaaagaaaattatgcaCAGTCCAACTAGTGTGCTCTTACCAGACACCTGCAAGTACGTACCATTTCTAGTCACTGAATAACATCTAAGAATATAACAGAAAGAGAATCAATGGCCTTAAATACTATTAAGGAATCTTGGATGCTTTGTGTCATAAAGATAGTTTTTTTCTTAAAGGAATGTATTCATTAATGTAGTAGTATTATAGACCTTGATGGATCTTCTGTTTTCAACTAGAACAAGAAAGTCTGCAGTTCCAGCTTCTGCATTTTGCGAGGAACAATCGGCATTCTCCAGGTCTGCTGACTCAACTATACGTgtcaaaatttaaaaccaaaagttAAATTGTCGTTTCACTTGAAAAGAATTGACAAAAAGACAGTAGTAAGACATAGCTCCAGAAGATTTTACCCTGACCTGAAATTGAAGAGACATCAATTGCCCTGCAAAAAATGGATTCTGAAGTAAATATATTCAACATTCAACAAAAATTTCCagcggaaaaaaaaaacttcagtAGAATtcaggaaaagaaaagaaaaccaaaaaaacaacCAGCATATCATTCACAACAAAGCTTTGGATTTGAGTGGCCAGCCACCTCCAGGCAGGTTATGTGATTATGAATAAGATCATAACATCAACTAAACAACGAAATGTCTCATAAGTTTACTTGTCATTGCTACACGTAAAAAACATACTTGGACTCTTTTTTTGAATCGGCAGATAAACTTTCCAACTTTATTTTGTTATCAGCCGTGTTGGACGAGTGAGCAGCAGAGCCAAGACAAACCGCAATAAAAAAGCAAGCAACACCGGGGAAAAGAATCTCCGCTCTATTAATTTTGCCATCAAGAAAATAGTTCATGGTTGAgcctttaaaagaaaaagaagaaaaccaaaGGGGACAATCCCATCAGAAATAAGACATATATTCAAGTAACTGATAGGTTAGTTTCTGTCACCTaaataacaaacaaatataaACAGAGTAAAAGAGAATGGAACAAGTATAGAGACCTAAAACTACTATTATGCTGCAAACAAGCACTTCTGTAACTGACAAACCAACAAACGCCAAAGCATATTGAGCAGAAAGATTCCCAATACACAGCGCTACACCACCAGCCATAGCAAATATAATAGAAGGCCAATTCTCCTGCACATAATATTTTAGAAGATTATACACCCATTACAACGAGATTTACAAATGTAGATGAATCAAGGATAGCAGAAGATTAGAATAGATTGAATGGAAATTTCTTGTTGGTCAATATTAACATCCAGAAAATATAGCAGAATCCACTACTTCCCAGTTACCTTAGCTCTTAAAAAAATGTTACCTACATAAATGGggaaaaacaaaactaaaaataagtGAAAgcccatttgataatcattttgatttaagaaattgtatttattttctcaCAAATTCTTACCTCtggttttcatattttctatgtaaacatttgaatatttagccaattttcaaaagcaaaaacaagtttttgaaaactactttttttaattttcaaactgtggttttgatttttaaaacatttctaaaatggagacaacaaaatatagaaatcaATAGATGGAAGTGGTGTTTATACTaggcttgattttcaaaaacaaaaaataaaaaaactatatagTTATCAAATAGGGTCTAAGATATTACATATTAGTCTCTAAGAAGCTagaagcaaaagaaaaaaatgagaaaacagATAATATGTAGAAAAAGTCATAATATTGAAAAACGAGGAGATGAATTCGATCCATTCTCTTCAAACGAACAAACCATAAACAAAATTCCCCCATTTCATCATATTACTCGAACAGTATCTCATCCTTCCACTCTGTTAAGACATGGACATTATTTCAACAAATGATCAAATTAATGCTACAAGAATTATAATGATTTGCCTGGAACCAAACAAATGATGCAAATGAAATTTCAAGAGTAAATATATGATGAAAGCAACCTGAGAAAGCTGTTGGATAAAATTTGGTCTATCTGGTGAGCTCTTTCCAAACTGACCAAGTGTCAGAGCAAAAAATACAGCTGCTAAATAATTTGTTATGGAGTAATCAAGAAAAATATGCTGAGGAAGACGCCCCCGCCGTTCAAGAAGACTCAAAAGCGCAGGGTAGGTTCCCAAAAATAAGAGGGACAATACCATACATGCTATAGCCCCTTCTTTAGTCTCCACTAAATACATGCTTTAACTTACAAGTATATAACTCCACTCTGGTTATATGGTCAAACAATGAAGAAATACTAAAAATCCTGCAGAAGAACCTGAGATCAACGAAATTCGAAGTTACTTGACAATACCCACTGGATTTCAACAACTTGAGAACAATATAACTGTTATGAAATCAACAATAAACAGAAATGCATAAACAGTCAACTAACAGTATATTAGATACATCTAGAGTAGAGGGAGAATAGTCTACTATTATAGAGAATAGTTCAGAGTAAAAGTGCCTCAAGAATTAGAGAATTTATATAGTGCATCTCTCGAAACCCTAGGATCAAAATcgtaaataatataaatatgataaattcGAATTCAACTTCAGTTTTGGGACATTGCCTTGGATCCTGACTAATAGACTGGTCAGCAAGACCCCTGTTACTTGGTCGTTTAAAACACCAAATAACAAATTCAAGACATTCTAACGATAACATAAGCCCAATcagagaaataaaatattttagaaagatCTCAACCATTTCAAAGCTAAAGGTCACAAACAGAGGAAGTCAAACCAAAAGTTGATCCAACCAATTGGTGAGCCAATATGACTACCAATTGCTTCAAACATTCAACGCTAGAAATCAAACTCCAGCAGCGTGGAAACCCACGAAGCAAGAACAAAAGCATTGCTAATTTCAAAAAGTTGGGAGTAAAAAGAATCTCACCAGAGTGTTTGCTGATACTTGGATTTCAAGTATTCTGGAGAAGGAAACTGCTTCAATGTAAATGATCAGTATCACAACAATGAGACAAAGGAAATATTGAAAACAAATCAAGCAATTTTGCTTCAGAATGCAACTATTTTAGATACGGTAATTGTGATTGTGACCCTGCTCTCAGTTGCTATCCGCCCGAtccttatatatataaatatttttttgcgCGAAGTCAGAAGATTCCTGACAGGGACAGAAAATctttattccaatttttttttttaaaaaaaatgtataaagtattataaatatgataaaaataGTTCCTCAAACTTACTATTCTAAAAGTATGTATCATTTTTCTTGTCCATGTGGTTTGTAATAATTCATGCTTGATATCTATATAAGTCTACGTTGatgagaataaaaagaaattttcatatattttttatttccataaattcatattttctatttctattattctcatttccataaaattataattttagttatttttaatttagttatatataagtttagttatgggaaattatttcaaatgataaaattgttgaaaatatttataagatatagtaaaattttagaactatcaatgatagacgctgatagacactaatagaaatctatcggtgtctatcagaatctatcattgatagttctaaaattttgctatatcttgtaaatattttggttcatttttctatatttgaaaacaaccctttaattatattatattatattatattatatatatatatatatatattctccataTCCGTTGTGCTCTATTGTATTCCTCAATTTGACAACATGTTATCAGCATGAGCTCCCGTTGCTTCCATCTAAGTCCTAAAGATAGGTCGGgtttttcctctttattataattaataaattaaatgttattttgcatatttagtacatattaaatttctaatataaatacaatattttgtgatagtgttgccataacaaaccttacaaaattaggTTTCGCGGCCCTTTACATTaatggcaataattatttgCCATAGGTCTCGATGCCAAAATTCACCTAGGtgctatgaacttgggagaaacaattaaagaaggaaatacgacatccaacCAAGataaagcaaaagctatgattttccttcgtcgtCATCTCCACAAGGGattaaaaatggagtatcttacaataaaagatctctGTATCTTGTGgcaaaaattgaaagaaaggtatgatcatcaaaagaTGGCTATTCTTCCTAAAGCCCATTATGAATAGATgcatttgaggctacaagattttaaattagtAAGTGATTGCAAttctgcattatttaaaatcagttcaaaattgttgttttgcagagaaaaaattactgatgctgatatgttagaaaagacattttctatatttcatgtctcaaatatgctcctgcggcagcaatatcgagagaaaggttttaaacaatattatgaattaatttcatgtcttctcgtgaccgaaaaaaataacgagttattgatgaaaaatcatgaatctcgaccaaccagAACGTCaccattccctaaagtgaatgttgtgaattttaataataattgtggtcgaggtcgtgaccgtggcagaggaagaagtaattattattttcgtaatggttgttttaatcatttaaatttcaaaagaacctcacaaaataatgatcacaaaggaaaagctccacaagataagagttaaaaaagtgttgaaaataaatgttttcggtgtggaatgactgggcattggtcacgtacctgtcgtgcgtcaaaacacttagttgacctctatcaagcctctctgaaggaaaaaggaaaaaatgtggaagcaaattttacaTACCagaataatgatatatttgacccatcccatatgacaaattttgaTGTAGCAAACTGATGACGAAAAATTAATTACCAAGTCGTCAAGGACTTGATGAGTAAAATTAggtgaacgcaatatgcgatgcatgccTTAAGTATGCGTTCAatatcatgcgtcggtggtcatgcattggagtGAACTAtgtgttaacgaatgtatgcgatgaccatgcgttcctgtcacaagttttcttgcgttcacgcaaagtataacgcgaacgcaaggtTCTCGGTGATctgaggttgaactcagggacttatagctagacgtatgcggtaatgtgtatgtggcggttgaataaaagaatgatgaggaGTTTTATGCTacaactacttctactcctaactaacaaacaatgcaatgagaagtatgaatgagagatagagacacgacaactgttgacgcgtagtaaatggatggaaaacaGATAAAAcatgaggatgtcttcatcgcaacccttaagattgaccgcaagggcaacctcagccaacgcaagctatgcgatcatgctacacacacttgagcttATTTCTAGGACGTATACTATATGTATGCAAAAAGGTTAGGATGACCGCATACAGCCACCATATcttacttcttggacgcatgcaatatcctctccatagggtgcatacgttgtgtgatagcaaacggagcttattcataagttctccattcttgcttatacattccaatccgctctctcgagtcttagatttggattttagactactcttccaagtatgcctaaatgatgaatgacgcgctcataagacaaggtaaccgcatgaacttggctgacgtaagattattcctatctctagtgaatacatGCTTACactgcttaatgcgaccaaccacacCCTCctggcagttagttgttgctgactttactcatagacaaacgttacatccgcctatagacaaacgttgcgacagcttcacactaaacaaataaggttttctcacacactcgcacaacgcacaccttccgatggtttgctacatgcttcatatctctaatccacatgactaagtatgcgatactcaagaaatctcactaagtgatgcattgaaagttaaggatgctaagtaaagaaa
Proteins encoded in this region:
- the LOC120081256 gene encoding ureide permease 1-like isoform X1, whose product is MYLVETKEGAIACMVLSLLFLGTYPALLSLLERRGRLPQHIFLDYSITNYLAAVFFALTLGQFGKSSPDRPNFIQQLSQENWPSIIFAMAGGVALCIGNLSAQYALAFVGLSVTEVLVCSIIVVLGSTMNYFLDGKINRAEILFPGVACFFIAVCLGSAAHSSNTADNKIKLESLSADSKKESKAIDVSSISGQVESADLENADCSSQNAEAGTADFLVLVENRRSIKVSGKSTLVGLCIIFFSGVSLSLFSPAFNLATNDQWHTLKEGIPHLSVYIAFFYFSTSSFVLAVVLNVILLFRPMLNIPKTSFKAYVNDWNGRGLALLAGFLCGFGNGLEFMGGQAAGYAAADSVQAFPLVSTFWGVVLFGEYRRSSRKTYVLLVSMLFMFTVAVVVLMASSGHRHERGIGKSLGKSCQSSTLCAS
- the LOC120081256 gene encoding ureide permease 1-like isoform X2, producing the protein MYLVETKEGAIACMVLSLLFLGTYPALLSLLERRGRLPQHIFLDYSITNYLAAVFFALTLGQFGKSSPDRPNFIQQLSQENWPSIIFAMAGGVALCIGNLSAQYALAFVGLSVTEVLVCSIIVVLGSTMNYFLDGKINRAEILFPGVACFFIAVCLGSAAHSSNTADNKIKLESLSADSKKESKAIDVSSISVESADLENADCSSQNAEAGTADFLVLVENRRSIKVSGKSTLVGLCIIFFSGVSLSLFSPAFNLATNDQWHTLKEGIPHLSVYIAFFYFSTSSFVLAVVLNVILLFRPMLNIPKTSFKAYVNDWNGRGLALLAGFLCGFGNGLEFMGGQAAGYAAADSVQAFPLVSTFWGVVLFGEYRRSSRKTYVLLVSMLFMFTVAVVVLMASSGHRHERGIGKSLGKSCQSSTLCAS